A genomic region of Streptomyces rimosus contains the following coding sequences:
- the egtC gene encoding ergothioneine biosynthesis protein EgtC, whose translation MCRHLAYLGPEVPLGHLVTAPSHGLYRQSWEPRHQVHGTVNADGFGIGWYAPGDPVPARYRRAGPIWADTGVLDLCRVVRTTALLAAVRDATFAGADAEAAAAPFADGPWLFSHNGAVPGWPGSLADLAADLPPHRLLSLQARCDSAFLWALVHHRLSAGMDPAEALADTVAAVSAAAPGARLNLLLTDGATIAATTWGDSLFYLAEPGRSTTVASEPYDASPHWTEVPPYTLLAATPTDVLLTPLKEPAA comes from the coding sequence ATGTGCCGTCACCTCGCCTATCTGGGCCCGGAGGTGCCGCTCGGCCACCTCGTCACCGCGCCCTCCCACGGCCTGTACCGCCAGTCCTGGGAGCCCCGGCACCAGGTCCACGGCACGGTCAACGCGGACGGCTTCGGCATCGGCTGGTACGCGCCCGGCGACCCGGTTCCCGCCCGCTACCGCAGGGCCGGGCCCATCTGGGCCGACACCGGCGTCCTGGACCTGTGCCGGGTGGTGCGCACCACCGCACTGCTCGCCGCCGTACGGGACGCCACCTTCGCTGGCGCGGACGCCGAGGCGGCCGCCGCGCCGTTCGCCGACGGGCCCTGGCTGTTCAGCCACAACGGCGCGGTACCCGGCTGGCCCGGCTCCCTGGCCGACCTGGCCGCCGACCTGCCGCCGCACCGGCTGCTGTCCCTACAGGCCCGCTGCGACTCGGCCTTCCTGTGGGCGCTGGTGCACCACCGCCTCAGCGCCGGCATGGACCCCGCCGAGGCGCTGGCCGACACCGTCGCGGCGGTGTCCGCCGCCGCGCCCGGCGCCCGCCTGAACCTGCTCCTGACCGACGGCGCCACCATCGCCGCGACCACCTGGGGCGACTCCCTCTTCTACCTCGCCGAACCCGGCCGCAGCACCACCGTCGCCTCCGAGCCGTACGACGCCTCCCCCCACTGGACCGAGGTCCCGCCGTACACGCTGCTCGCGGCCACGCCCACCGACGTCCTTCTCACCCCGCTCAAGGAGCCCGCCGCGTGA
- the egtD gene encoding L-histidine N(alpha)-methyltransferase, giving the protein MSPLTVTRTLPADATTAALRADVAHGLTRTPKQLPPKWFYDARGSELFDEITTLPDYYPTRAEREILITRSAEIAAATGARTLVELGSGSSDKTRHLIAALTDLHTYVPVDVSETALTAAGESLLTLHPSLTVHALVADFQQGFALPGTPGPRLLAFLGGTIGNLLPEERATFLRSAHDLLSPGDALLLGTDLVKDEATLVAAYDDPTGITAEFNKNVLNVINRELEADFDPADFQHVALWNAEREWIEMRLRATKELTVKVPALDLAVPFAEGEEIRTEISAKFREEGVRKELGAAGFELSRWWTDEAGRFALSLSVRG; this is encoded by the coding sequence GTGAGTCCCCTCACCGTCACCCGCACCCTTCCCGCCGACGCCACCACCGCCGCGCTCCGCGCCGACGTCGCACACGGACTGACCCGCACCCCCAAACAGCTCCCGCCCAAGTGGTTCTACGACGCCCGCGGCAGCGAACTCTTCGACGAGATCACCACACTGCCGGACTATTACCCGACCCGCGCCGAACGCGAAATCCTCATCACCCGTTCCGCCGAGATAGCCGCCGCCACCGGCGCCCGCACCCTGGTGGAACTCGGCTCCGGCTCCTCCGACAAAACCCGCCACCTCATAGCGGCCCTGACCGACCTGCACACCTACGTCCCGGTCGACGTAAGCGAAACCGCCCTGACCGCCGCGGGCGAATCCCTCCTCACCCTCCACCCATCCCTCACCGTCCACGCCCTGGTGGCCGACTTCCAACAGGGCTTCGCCCTCCCCGGCACCCCCGGCCCCCGCCTCCTCGCCTTCCTGGGCGGCACCATAGGCAACCTCCTCCCCGAAGAACGAGCCACCTTCCTCCGCTCCGCCCACGACCTCCTGTCCCCCGGCGACGCCCTCCTCCTGGGCACCGACCTCGTCAAGGACGAGGCGACCCTCGTGGCCGCCTACGACGACCCGACCGGCATCACCGCCGAATTCAACAAGAACGTCCTCAACGTCATCAACCGAGAGCTGGAGGCCGACTTCGATCCGGCGGATTTCCAGCATGTGGCGCTGTGGAATGCCGAGCGGGAGTGGATCGAGATGCGGCTGCGCGCGACGAAGGAATTGACCGTGAAGGTACCGGCGCTGGATTTGGCGGTGCCGTTCGCGGAGGGGGAAGAGATCCGGACGGAGATCTCGGCGAAGTTCCGGGAGGAGGGGGTTCGCAAGGAACTGGGCGCGGCGGGGTTCGAGTTGAGCCGGTGGTGGACGGATGAGGCGGGGCGGTTCGCGTTGTCGTTGTCCGTACGGGGCTGA